In Streptococcus uberis, a single window of DNA contains:
- the nrdH gene encoding glutaredoxin-like protein NrdH: protein MITVYSKNNCMQCKMTKKFLEQNGADFQEINIDEHPEKIDYVKSLGFTSAPVIESDNLVFSGFQPAKLKEII, encoded by the coding sequence ATGATAACTGTCTATTCTAAAAATAATTGTATGCAATGTAAAATGACTAAGAAATTCCTAGAACAAAACGGGGCTGACTTTCAAGAGATTAATATCGATGAACATCCTGAAAAAATTGACTATGTGAAAAGCCTTGGTTTTACATCCGCACCAGTTATTGAAAGTGATAATCTTGTTTTTTCTGGATTTCAACCGGCTAAATTAAAAGAAATAATCTAA
- the alaS gene encoding alanine--tRNA ligase, translating to MKHMSSAQIRQMWLDFWKSKGHSVEPSANLVPVNDPTLLWINSGVATLKKYFDGSVIPENPRITNAQKSIRTNDIENVGKTARHHTMFEMLGNFSIGDYFRDEAIEWGFELLTSPEWFAFPKEKLYMTYYPEDMDSYNRWISLGVDPSHLIPLEENFWEIGAGPSGPDTEIFFDRGEAFDPENIGIRLLEEDIENDRYIEIWNIVLSQFNADPEIPRSEYKELPNKNIDTGAGLERLVAVMQGAKTNFETDLFMPIISEVEKLSGKPYDQDGDNMSFKVIADHIRALSFAIGDGALPGNEGRGYVLRRLLRRAVMHGRRLGITETFLYKLVVTVGQIMESYYPEILEKRDFIEKIIKREEETFARTIDAGSGHLDQLLAQLKEEGKDTLEGKDIFKLYDTYGFPVELTEELAEDAGYKIDHEGFKAAMKEQQDRARAAVVKGGSMGMQNETLAGITEASVFSYEEETLTANLSVIVVDNERSDMVSEGQALLVFDRTPFYAEMGGQVADHGVIKNDKGDILAKVTDVQKAPNGQALHTVDVLASLSIDSSYVLEIDHKRRYAVEKNHTATHLLHAALHNIIGDHATQAGSLNEEEFLRFDFTHFEAVTAEELRRIEEEVNQQIWNAIAVNTIETDVDTAKSMGAMALFGEKYGKVVRVVTIGDYSVELCGGTHLSNTSEIGLFKIVKEEGIGSGTRRILALTGQQAFEAFRQREDALKEIAANLKAPQLKEVPAKVASLSEQVRDLQKENAELKEKAAAAQAGDLFKDVKEANGIRYIAKQVSVSDAGALRTFADNWKQKDYSDILVLVASIGEKVNVLVASQTKDVHAGNLIKELAPIVSGRGGGKPDMAMAGGSDASQIETLLSSVADKMK from the coding sequence ATGAAACACATGTCATCTGCCCAAATTCGCCAAATGTGGTTGGATTTTTGGAAATCAAAAGGTCATTCTGTAGAACCTTCTGCAAATTTGGTTCCAGTTAACGACCCTACATTGCTTTGGATTAATTCAGGTGTTGCAACCTTAAAAAAATATTTTGATGGGTCTGTTATTCCTGAAAATCCTCGTATTACCAATGCTCAAAAATCTATACGTACAAATGATATTGAAAATGTTGGTAAGACTGCTCGTCACCACACCATGTTTGAAATGCTTGGTAATTTTTCTATTGGAGATTATTTCCGTGATGAAGCCATCGAATGGGGATTTGAGCTTTTGACAAGTCCTGAATGGTTTGCCTTTCCTAAAGAAAAACTATACATGACTTACTATCCAGAGGATATGGATTCTTACAACCGTTGGATTTCATTGGGTGTAGACCCAAGTCATTTGATTCCTTTAGAAGAAAACTTCTGGGAAATTGGTGCGGGTCCTTCAGGTCCTGATACTGAGATTTTCTTTGATCGTGGCGAAGCTTTTGACCCAGAAAATATAGGGATTCGTCTTTTAGAAGAAGATATTGAAAATGATCGTTACATTGAGATTTGGAATATCGTCTTGTCACAATTCAATGCTGATCCGGAAATTCCGCGTTCAGAATATAAAGAACTTCCTAATAAAAATATTGATACGGGTGCTGGTTTAGAGCGTCTTGTTGCGGTGATGCAAGGGGCTAAAACAAACTTCGAAACCGATTTATTTATGCCAATTATTTCAGAAGTTGAAAAACTTTCAGGCAAACCTTACGACCAAGATGGCGACAATATGAGCTTTAAAGTTATTGCGGATCATATTCGTGCCCTTTCATTCGCAATTGGCGATGGTGCTCTTCCAGGAAATGAAGGACGTGGTTATGTGCTTCGTCGCTTACTTCGTCGTGCTGTTATGCATGGTCGTCGTTTGGGGATTACTGAGACCTTCCTTTACAAACTCGTTGTGACTGTTGGTCAAATTATGGAGTCTTATTACCCAGAAATCCTTGAAAAAAGGGACTTTATTGAAAAAATTATCAAACGTGAAGAAGAAACATTTGCACGTACCATCGATGCTGGATCTGGTCACTTGGATCAATTGCTAGCGCAGTTAAAAGAAGAAGGTAAAGACACATTAGAAGGTAAAGATATCTTTAAATTGTACGATACCTATGGTTTCCCAGTAGAATTAACTGAGGAATTAGCAGAAGATGCGGGTTATAAGATTGATCATGAGGGATTCAAGGCTGCCATGAAAGAACAGCAAGACCGTGCGCGTGCTGCTGTTGTTAAAGGTGGTTCTATGGGAATGCAAAATGAAACCTTAGCTGGAATTACAGAAGCTTCAGTCTTCTCTTATGAAGAAGAAACGCTTACAGCTAATCTTTCAGTCATTGTTGTTGACAATGAACGTAGCGACATGGTTTCAGAAGGCCAAGCATTACTTGTTTTTGACCGGACACCTTTCTATGCGGAAATGGGTGGTCAAGTAGCCGACCATGGTGTTATTAAAAATGATAAGGGCGATATCTTAGCTAAGGTTACCGATGTCCAAAAAGCACCTAATGGTCAAGCACTTCATACCGTTGACGTATTAGCTAGCCTTTCAATTGATAGCTCCTATGTTCTTGAAATAGACCATAAACGTCGCTATGCAGTAGAAAAAAATCATACGGCTACTCATTTGCTCCATGCTGCTCTTCATAACATCATTGGTGATCATGCTACTCAGGCTGGTTCATTGAATGAAGAAGAGTTCCTTCGTTTTGACTTTACACATTTTGAAGCTGTAACAGCTGAAGAACTTCGTCGTATTGAAGAAGAAGTCAATCAACAAATCTGGAATGCCATTGCGGTTAATACCATCGAAACAGATGTTGACACTGCTAAATCAATGGGAGCTATGGCTCTCTTTGGTGAGAAATATGGTAAAGTGGTTCGTGTTGTTACAATTGGTGACTACTCTGTTGAGCTTTGTGGTGGTACCCATTTATCAAATACTTCTGAAATTGGCTTATTCAAGATTGTTAAGGAAGAAGGAATTGGTTCGGGTACCCGTCGTATCTTAGCTTTAACTGGACAACAAGCTTTCGAAGCTTTCCGCCAACGTGAAGATGCTCTTAAGGAAATTGCTGCTAACTTAAAAGCTCCGCAATTAAAAGAAGTACCAGCAAAAGTGGCTAGTCTTTCTGAACAAGTTCGTGACTTACAAAAAGAAAATGCTGAACTTAAAGAAAAAGCGGCTGCAGCTCAAGCTGGTGACCTCTTTAAAGATGTCAAAGAGGCAAATGGTATCCGTTATATTGCTAAACAAGTATCTGTTTCAGATGCTGGAGCATTGCGTACCTTTGCTGATAATTGGAAACAAAAAGATTATTCTGATATCTTAGTTTTAGTTGCTTCAATTGGGGAAAAAGTCAATGTATTGGTTGCTAGTCAAACAAAAGACGTTCATGCTGGTAATCTGATTAAAGAATTGGCACCAATTGTTTCTGGTCGTGGTGGAGGAAAACCAGACATGGCCATGGCAGGTGGTTCTGATGCTTCGCAAATCGAAACGTTGCTTTCTTCAGTTGCTGATAAAATGAAATAA
- a CDS encoding chloride channel protein, translating into MTKSIDSHLKWLGLLFLTGITAGLVASVLTILIHLIQAISFGYNEGSFSLQIAHVSPIRRFFSVILSGLVAAFGWYSLQKYGKPFKSISAIVKKQETVHPLSNFIHGMLQLITVSMGSPLGREGASREVAVALTATWLPLFHLSKNEISLILACASGAALGAVYNAPLATVAFIIESILLKWQKDYIIAAILSSFIAVWTVRLLSGNEIQYQLAKLAWTPGLFLWAIFAGIVISFVTFAYKALLNHLPKRDLTSQKFLVLTLIAFTLVAFMSLFFPEILGNGKAGLLYYLHHKFDFSYSLLLLIAKAIAVLITFYAGLYGGKIAPSMMMGGALGLLLGQAWNFLLPLQLSIPYAIIIGATLFLAIINSIPIAATLFLVEITGQPILNALPIALAVGTSLLFQRLMQKLTKRQNKVFH; encoded by the coding sequence ATGACAAAATCAATCGATTCTCACTTAAAATGGCTAGGCCTACTTTTCTTGACCGGAATTACTGCTGGTTTAGTAGCTAGTGTCCTTACTATTTTAATTCATCTTATTCAAGCTATCAGTTTTGGCTATAATGAGGGTTCTTTCAGCCTTCAAATCGCACATGTTTCCCCTATTAGACGATTTTTCTCTGTCATTTTATCAGGACTTGTTGCTGCTTTTGGATGGTATAGCTTACAAAAATACGGTAAGCCATTTAAAAGCATCTCAGCTATCGTCAAAAAACAAGAAACTGTTCACCCATTATCTAATTTCATCCACGGGATGTTACAACTCATTACAGTTTCTATGGGATCACCACTAGGACGAGAAGGCGCATCCCGTGAGGTAGCCGTTGCACTCACAGCTACTTGGCTTCCCCTATTCCATTTAAGCAAAAACGAAATCAGTTTGATTCTTGCTTGTGCTTCAGGTGCTGCATTGGGTGCTGTCTATAACGCTCCATTAGCAACCGTTGCTTTTATTATAGAAAGTATTCTTTTAAAATGGCAGAAAGATTATATCATCGCTGCCATCCTCAGCTCCTTTATTGCAGTTTGGACTGTCCGTTTATTATCCGGAAATGAGATTCAGTATCAACTTGCCAAATTAGCTTGGACTCCAGGACTTTTTCTATGGGCTATTTTTGCCGGTATCGTCATTTCATTTGTGACATTTGCTTATAAAGCATTGCTCAATCATCTACCAAAACGAGATCTTACGAGTCAAAAATTCCTAGTTTTGACATTAATAGCTTTTACTTTAGTTGCTTTCATGAGTCTTTTTTTCCCCGAAATTTTAGGAAATGGCAAAGCTGGTCTTCTTTATTATCTCCACCATAAATTTGATTTTTCTTATAGTCTCCTTCTCCTCATTGCAAAAGCTATCGCGGTTCTGATAACCTTCTACGCTGGCCTATACGGAGGTAAAATTGCACCATCCATGATGATGGGCGGAGCATTGGGGCTACTGTTAGGTCAAGCTTGGAATTTCCTCCTTCCACTGCAACTTTCAATCCCATATGCTATTATTATTGGAGCTACTCTCTTTCTAGCCATCATCAATAGTATTCCAATCGCTGCTACACTTTTCTTAGTAGAAATTACCGGACAACCCATTCTTAATGCTCTTCCAATAGCACTTGCAGTTGGAACATCGCTTTTATTTCAACGACTAATGCAAAAACTTACAAAGCGTCAAAATAAAGTATTCCATTAA
- the ptsP gene encoding phosphoenolpyruvate--protein phosphotransferase: protein MTEMLKGIAASDGVAVAKAYLLVQPDLSFETITVEDTNAEEARLDVALQASQDELSVIREKAVESLGEEAASVFDAHLMVLADPEMISQIKETIRAKQTNAETGLKEVTDMFITIFEGMEDNPYMQERAADIRDVAKRVLAHLLGVKLPNPATIDEESIVIAHDLTPSDTAQLNKQFVKAFVTNIGGRTSHSAIMARTLEIAAVLGTNDITKRVNDGDIVAVNGITGEVIINPSEEQILAFKEAGSAYAKQKAEWALLKDAETVTADGKHFELAANIGTPKDVEGVNDNGAEAVGLYRTEFLYMDSQDFPTEDEQYEAYKAVLEGMNGKPVVVRTMDIGGDKELPYFDLPKEMNPFLGFRALRISISETGDAMFRTQIRALLRASVHGKLRIMFPMVALVKEFRAAKAVFDEEKAKLVAEGVAVADDIQVGIMIEIPAAAMLADQFAKEVDFFSIGTNDLIQYTMAADRMNEQVSYLYQPYNPSILRLINNVIKSAHAEGKWAGMCGEMAGDQQAVPLLVGMGLDEFSMSATSVLRTRSLMKTLDTAKMREYAQRAITECSTAEEVLALSKEYLPEN, encoded by the coding sequence ATGACAGAAATGCTTAAAGGAATTGCAGCCTCTGATGGTGTTGCCGTTGCTAAAGCATATCTATTGGTTCAACCGGATTTGTCATTTGAGACTATCACAGTCGAAGATACAAACGCAGAAGAAGCTCGCCTTGATGTAGCATTACAAGCTTCACAAGACGAGCTTTCTGTTATCCGTGAGAAAGCAGTAGAGAGCTTAGGCGAAGAAGCAGCTTCTGTATTTGACGCTCATTTAATGGTACTTGCTGACCCAGAAATGATTAGTCAAATCAAAGAGACTATTCGTGCAAAACAAACAAATGCAGAAACTGGACTCAAAGAAGTGACTGATATGTTTATCACTATCTTTGAAGGTATGGAAGATAATCCTTATATGCAAGAACGTGCGGCCGATATTCGTGACGTTGCAAAACGTGTCTTAGCTCACTTATTAGGTGTAAAACTTCCAAATCCTGCTACTATTGATGAAGAGTCTATCGTTATAGCTCATGATTTAACACCTTCTGATACAGCTCAATTAAATAAACAGTTTGTAAAAGCATTTGTTACTAATATTGGAGGTCGTACAAGTCACTCCGCTATCATGGCTCGTACGCTTGAAATTGCAGCAGTATTAGGAACAAATGATATTACAAAACGTGTTAATGACGGAGATATTGTTGCCGTTAACGGTATCACTGGAGAAGTTATTATTAACCCTTCAGAAGAACAAATTCTTGCCTTCAAAGAAGCTGGTTCAGCTTATGCTAAACAAAAAGCAGAATGGGCATTATTAAAAGATGCTGAAACTGTAACAGCTGATGGAAAACACTTTGAACTTGCCGCAAACATTGGTACTCCAAAAGATGTTGAAGGTGTTAATGATAATGGCGCTGAAGCTGTTGGACTATATCGAACAGAGTTCCTTTACATGGATTCTCAAGACTTCCCAACTGAAGATGAACAATATGAAGCTTACAAAGCTGTATTGGAAGGTATGAATGGCAAACCAGTTGTTGTTCGTACGATGGACATTGGAGGAGATAAAGAATTACCATATTTTGACCTTCCAAAAGAAATGAATCCATTCCTTGGTTTCCGTGCTCTTCGTATTTCAATCTCTGAAACTGGAGATGCTATGTTCCGCACACAAATTCGTGCCCTTCTTCGTGCTTCAGTTCACGGTAAACTACGCATCATGTTCCCAATGGTTGCTCTTGTTAAAGAATTCCGTGCTGCTAAAGCTGTCTTTGATGAAGAAAAAGCTAAACTTGTTGCAGAAGGAGTGGCTGTTGCTGACGATATTCAAGTTGGTATTATGATTGAAATTCCTGCAGCAGCTATGTTAGCTGACCAATTCGCTAAAGAAGTTGACTTCTTCTCAATTGGAACTAACGATTTGATTCAATATACAATGGCTGCTGACCGTATGAATGAACAAGTTTCATACCTTTACCAACCATATAACCCATCAATCTTACGTTTAATTAACAACGTTATCAAATCAGCACACGCTGAAGGTAAATGGGCTGGTATGTGTGGTGAGATGGCTGGAGATCAACAAGCAGTTCCATTACTTGTGGGAATGGGATTGGATGAATTTTCAATGTCAGCTACATCAGTTTTACGTACGCGTAGCTTGATGAAAACATTAGACACAGCTAAAATGCGTGAGTATGCACAACGTGCTATAACAGAATGTTCTACAGCAGAAGAAGTTTTAGCATTATCTAAAGAATACTTACCTGAAAACTAA
- the nrdE gene encoding class 1b ribonucleoside-diphosphate reductase subunit alpha yields MSLKDIGDISYFRLNNEINRPVNGKIPLNKDKEALDAFFKENVIPNTKAFPSVTEKINFLLEHDYIESEFIKKYTFDFIEELAALIKEEKFQFKSFMAAYKFYQQYALKTNDGEYYLESLEDRVMFNALYFADGNEDLAKDLAIEMINQRYQPATPSFLNAGRSRRGELVSCFLIQVTDDMNSIGRSINSALQLSRIGGGVGITLSNLREAGAPIKGYAGAASGVVPVMKLFEDSFSYSNQLGQRQGAGVVYLNIFHPDIIAFLSTKKENADEKVRVKTLSLGLTVPDKFYELARQNEDMYLFSPYDVEREYGVAFNYIDITEKYDELVANPKITKTKIRARDLETEISKLQQESGYPYIINIDTANKANPIDGKIIMSNLCSEILQVQKPSIINDAQEFIEMGTDISCNLGSTNILNMMTSPDFGRSIKAMTRALTFVTDSSQIEAVPTVKNGNQQAHTFGLGAMGLHSFLAKNHIEYGSPESVEFTDIYFMLMNYWTLVESNNIARERQTTFVGFEKSKYADGSYFDKYVTGQFVPKSDLVKELFKDHFIPQASDWEALRQAVQKDGLYHQNRLAVAPNGSISYINDCSASIHPITQRIEERQEKKIGKIYYPANGLSTDTIPYYTSAYDMDMRKVIDVYAAATQHVDQGLSLTLFLRSELPKELYEWKTESKQTTRDLSILRNYAFNKGIKSIYYVRTFTDDGEEVGSNQCESCVI; encoded by the coding sequence ATGAGTCTAAAAGATATTGGCGATATTTCGTATTTTCGCCTAAACAATGAGATTAACCGACCTGTTAATGGAAAAATCCCATTAAACAAAGATAAAGAAGCATTAGATGCCTTTTTTAAAGAAAATGTTATTCCAAATACTAAAGCATTCCCTTCTGTTACAGAGAAAATTAACTTCCTCTTAGAACATGATTATATTGAAAGTGAGTTTATCAAAAAATACACTTTTGACTTTATTGAAGAATTAGCAGCTCTTATTAAAGAAGAAAAATTCCAATTTAAATCTTTCATGGCGGCTTACAAATTCTATCAACAATATGCTCTCAAAACAAATGATGGAGAATATTACTTAGAAAGTCTTGAAGATCGTGTTATGTTCAATGCTCTCTATTTTGCTGATGGAAATGAAGACTTGGCCAAGGATTTGGCTATTGAAATGATTAACCAACGTTATCAACCAGCTACTCCTTCTTTCTTAAATGCAGGTCGTAGCCGCCGTGGAGAATTAGTATCATGTTTCTTAATTCAAGTTACTGATGACATGAATTCAATTGGTCGTTCAATCAATTCTGCCCTACAATTATCTCGTATCGGTGGTGGCGTTGGAATCACATTATCAAACCTTCGGGAGGCTGGAGCTCCAATTAAGGGCTATGCCGGCGCCGCATCAGGTGTTGTACCTGTCATGAAACTTTTTGAAGATAGTTTCTCCTATTCTAATCAGTTAGGCCAACGTCAAGGGGCTGGTGTTGTTTATCTCAATATTTTCCATCCAGATATCATTGCTTTTCTTTCAACAAAGAAAGAAAATGCTGATGAAAAAGTCCGTGTCAAAACCTTATCATTGGGACTTACTGTTCCAGATAAATTCTATGAATTAGCTCGTCAAAATGAAGATATGTATCTTTTTAGTCCATATGACGTAGAACGTGAATACGGAGTGGCTTTCAACTATATTGACATCACAGAGAAGTATGACGAACTAGTAGCCAACCCTAAGATTACCAAGACTAAAATTCGTGCTCGTGATTTGGAAACAGAGATTTCTAAACTTCAACAAGAATCTGGCTATCCTTATATTATCAATATCGATACTGCCAACAAAGCAAATCCTATCGATGGAAAAATCATTATGAGCAACCTTTGCTCTGAAATTCTTCAGGTGCAAAAACCAAGTATCATAAATGATGCTCAAGAATTTATTGAAATGGGAACAGATATTTCATGTAACTTGGGCTCTACCAACATCCTAAACATGATGACCTCACCAGATTTTGGCCGTTCCATTAAAGCGATGACACGCGCACTTACATTTGTTACGGATTCTTCTCAAATTGAAGCTGTGCCCACAGTCAAAAATGGAAATCAACAAGCGCATACCTTTGGGCTTGGGGCTATGGGTCTTCATTCCTTCTTAGCAAAAAACCACATTGAATATGGTAGTCCTGAATCGGTAGAATTCACTGATATCTACTTCATGCTAATGAATTATTGGACCCTAGTGGAATCCAATAACATCGCTCGTGAACGTCAAACGACTTTCGTTGGTTTTGAAAAATCAAAATATGCTGACGGAAGCTACTTCGACAAATATGTGACCGGTCAATTTGTTCCCAAATCAGACCTTGTTAAAGAGCTTTTTAAAGACCATTTTATTCCTCAGGCATCGGACTGGGAAGCCCTTCGACAAGCTGTTCAAAAAGATGGTCTCTACCATCAAAACCGTTTAGCTGTAGCACCAAATGGTTCTATCTCATACATCAATGACTGCTCTGCTTCTATTCACCCAATCACTCAAAGAATTGAAGAACGCCAAGAGAAGAAAATTGGTAAAATTTACTATCCAGCCAATGGTTTATCAACGGATACAATTCCTTATTACACATCTGCCTATGATATGGATATGCGTAAGGTTATTGATGTTTACGCCGCAGCAACTCAACACGTTGACCAAGGCTTATCATTGACTTTATTCCTTCGAAGTGAACTTCCAAAAGAACTTTATGAATGGAAAACAGAAAGTAAGCAAACAACTCGTGACCTTTCTATTCTTCGCAACTATGCCTTCAATAAAGGCATTAAATCAATCTATTATGTCCGTACCTTTACAGATGACGGCGAAGAAGTTGGCTCTAACCAGTGTGAATCATGTGTTATTTAA
- a CDS encoding NADP-dependent glyceraldehyde-3-phosphate dehydrogenase — translation MTKQYKNLVNGEWKLSENEIKIYAPATGEELGSVPAMSTEEVDYVYQSAKNAFQAWRELSYVERAAILHKAADILVRDAEKIGAILSKEVAKGHKAAVSEVVRTAEIINYAAEEGIRMEGEVLEGGSFEASSKKKIAIVRHEPVGLVLAISPFNYPINLAGSKIAPALIAGNVVALKPPTQGSISGLLLAEVFAEAGVPAGVFNTITGRGSVIGDYIVEHEAVNFINFTGSTPVGERIGQLAGMRPIMLELGGKDSAIVLEDADLALAAKNIVAGAFGYSGQRCTAVKRVLVMDSVADELEKHVCDLVKNLSVGMPEDNADITPLIDTKAADFVEGLITDANEKGAKALTEIKREGNLISPVVFDHVTTDMRLAWEEPFGPVLPFIRVNSLEEAIDISNASEYGLQASVFTNNFPQAFAIAEKLEVGTVHINNKTQRGTDNFPFLGAKKSGAGVQGVKYSIDAMTNLKSIVFDIA, via the coding sequence TTGACTAAACAATATAAAAATCTTGTTAATGGTGAATGGAAACTTTCAGAAAATGAAATTAAAATCTATGCACCAGCAACAGGAGAAGAACTAGGTAGCGTACCAGCTATGTCTACTGAAGAAGTTGACTATGTTTACCAATCTGCAAAAAATGCTTTTCAAGCTTGGCGTGAGCTTTCATATGTTGAACGTGCAGCTATCCTTCATAAAGCAGCAGATATTTTAGTTCGTGATGCGGAAAAAATCGGTGCTATTCTTTCAAAAGAAGTTGCAAAGGGTCATAAAGCAGCAGTTAGTGAAGTTGTTCGTACAGCTGAAATTATTAATTACGCTGCAGAAGAAGGAATCCGCATGGAAGGTGAAGTTCTTGAAGGAGGCAGTTTTGAAGCATCAAGTAAGAAGAAAATTGCCATTGTTCGTCATGAACCAGTTGGTCTTGTCCTTGCTATTTCACCATTTAATTATCCAATCAATTTAGCTGGATCAAAAATTGCACCTGCACTGATTGCTGGGAACGTAGTAGCCCTTAAACCACCAACACAAGGCTCTATTTCAGGATTGCTATTAGCTGAAGTCTTTGCTGAGGCAGGCGTACCTGCTGGAGTTTTCAATACCATTACTGGTCGCGGTTCTGTTATTGGTGATTACATTGTTGAGCATGAAGCTGTAAACTTTATTAATTTCACGGGTTCAACACCAGTTGGTGAAAGAATTGGTCAATTAGCTGGAATGCGTCCAATCATGCTAGAACTAGGTGGTAAAGATTCTGCCATTGTTTTAGAAGATGCTGATTTAGCTTTAGCTGCCAAAAACATCGTAGCAGGTGCTTTCGGTTATTCTGGACAACGCTGTACAGCTGTTAAACGTGTCTTAGTTATGGATAGTGTTGCAGATGAGCTTGAAAAACATGTTTGTGACTTGGTTAAAAACCTAAGTGTAGGTATGCCAGAAGACAACGCTGATATCACACCTTTAATTGACACAAAAGCGGCAGATTTTGTCGAAGGATTAATTACTGATGCTAATGAAAAAGGTGCAAAAGCCTTAACCGAGATCAAACGTGAAGGTAACTTAATTTCACCTGTTGTCTTCGACCATGTTACTACGGATATGCGCCTAGCTTGGGAAGAACCATTTGGTCCTGTATTACCATTTATTCGTGTGAATTCTTTGGAAGAAGCTATTGATATTTCAAATGCTTCAGAGTATGGACTTCAAGCTTCTGTCTTTACTAACAATTTCCCACAAGCATTTGCTATTGCTGAAAAATTAGAAGTTGGAACTGTCCATATTAATAATAAAACCCAACGTGGAACTGATAACTTCCCATTCCTTGGAGCTAAGAAATCAGGAGCAGGTGTTCAAGGGGTCAAATATTCTATTGATGCAATGACTAACTTAAAATCAATTGTTTTTGACATTGCTTAA
- a CDS encoding phosphocarrier protein HPr, whose product MASKDFHIVAETGIHARPATLLVQTASKFASDITLDYKGKAVNLKSIMGVMSLGVGQGADVTITAEGADADDAIAAIEETMTKEGLA is encoded by the coding sequence ATGGCTTCAAAAGATTTTCACATTGTTGCAGAAACAGGGATTCACGCTCGTCCAGCGACTTTACTTGTTCAAACTGCAAGCAAATTTGCATCAGACATTACATTAGACTACAAAGGAAAAGCAGTAAACCTTAAATCTATCATGGGTGTTATGAGCCTTGGTGTTGGTCAAGGTGCTGACGTGACAATCACAGCTGAAGGTGCTGACGCTGATGATGCTATCGCAGCAATCGAAGAAACAATGACAAAAGAAGGATTGGCATAA
- the nrdF gene encoding class 1b ribonucleoside-diphosphate reductase subunit beta: MTTYYEAINWNEIEDVIDKSTWEKLTEQFWLDTRIPLSNDLDDWRKLSAQEKDLVGKVFGGLTLLDTMQSETGVEAIRADVRTPHEEAVLNNIQFMESVHAKSYSSIFSTLNTKKEIEEIFEWTNNNEFLQKKAKIINDIYANGDALQKKVASTYLETFLFYSGFFTPLYYLGNNKLANVAEIIKLIIRDESVHGTYIGYKFQLGFNELSEDKQESFREWMYDLLYQLYENEEEYTKTLYDPVGWTEEVMTFLRYNANKALMNLGQDPLFPDTANDVNPIVMNGISTGTSNHDFFSQVGNGYLLGSVEAMTDEDYNYGL, translated from the coding sequence ATGACAACATATTATGAAGCAATAAACTGGAATGAAATTGAAGACGTTATTGATAAATCAACTTGGGAAAAGTTGACTGAACAATTCTGGCTTGATACGCGCATTCCTTTATCCAACGATTTAGATGACTGGCGCAAGCTTTCAGCACAAGAAAAAGATTTAGTTGGTAAAGTTTTTGGTGGTCTTACCTTATTAGATACCATGCAATCTGAAACAGGGGTTGAAGCTATTCGAGCGGATGTCAGAACACCTCATGAAGAAGCGGTATTAAATAATATTCAATTTATGGAATCCGTCCACGCTAAATCTTATTCTTCCATTTTTTCAACCTTAAATACCAAAAAAGAAATTGAAGAGATTTTTGAATGGACTAACAATAATGAATTTTTGCAAAAGAAAGCAAAAATCATTAATGATATTTATGCTAATGGGGATGCCCTACAAAAAAAGGTTGCATCAACCTATCTAGAAACTTTCTTATTTTATTCAGGATTCTTTACTCCACTTTACTATTTAGGTAATAATAAACTGGCAAACGTTGCAGAAATTATTAAATTGATTATCCGTGACGAATCTGTTCATGGTACCTACATTGGTTATAAATTCCAATTAGGTTTCAATGAGTTGTCAGAAGACAAACAAGAATCATTTCGTGAATGGATGTATGATCTTCTTTACCAACTTTATGAAAATGAAGAAGAATACACGAAAACACTTTATGATCCAGTTGGTTGGACTGAGGAAGTAATGACATTCCTCCGTTATAATGCCAACAAGGCCTTGATGAATTTGGGACAAGATCCACTCTTTCCAGATACGGCAAACGATGTAAATCCTATCGTGATGAATGGTATCTCAACAGGTACTTCTAATCATGACTTCTTTAGTCAAGTTGGTAATGGTTACCTTCTTGGTTCAGTAGAAGCCATGACTGACGAAGATTATAATTATGGCCTCTAA